A section of the Prochlorococcus sp. MIT 1341 genome encodes:
- a CDS encoding EF-1 guanine nucleotide exchange domain-containing protein — protein MGLKAIECPDGVCHSHHGGHAVERSIMENNLKGHGREWCERLAERIYEMSIDTFSQTVMPSLHSSGWQKRHLDWEFKFNQKGSEPDEALVEGIINATESFLRSSEVHRLFIQELVQGTFDEATEDTLRSKAVKKLVEDELVVFLQSQKEDLLDRVANELINSSNGSFETARKAASEGLEEVERLLLNHSEAL, from the coding sequence ATGGGACTTAAAGCTATTGAGTGTCCTGATGGCGTCTGCCACAGCCATCATGGCGGTCATGCAGTTGAGCGATCCATCATGGAAAATAACCTTAAAGGACATGGTCGAGAGTGGTGCGAGCGATTGGCAGAAAGAATTTATGAAATGTCAATTGATACGTTTTCTCAAACGGTCATGCCAAGTCTTCATTCTTCCGGCTGGCAGAAGAGGCATCTTGATTGGGAATTTAAATTTAATCAAAAAGGTTCTGAGCCAGATGAAGCTTTAGTAGAGGGCATTATTAATGCCACTGAGAGTTTCCTCCGCAGCAGCGAAGTTCATAGGCTTTTTATACAAGAGCTTGTGCAAGGAACTTTTGATGAAGCGACTGAAGATACTCTTCGCTCCAAAGCTGTTAAAAAGCTTGTTGAGGATGAGTTAGTCGTTTTTCTGCAGTCTCAAAAAGAGGACTTGCTAGATCGTGTTGCCAATGAGTTAATCAATTCTTCAAATGGAAGTTTTGAAACAGCTCGAAAAGCAGCTTCCGAGGGCTTAGAGGAGGTTGAGCGTTTACTTCTAAATCACAGTGAGGCTCTATAG
- a CDS encoding DEAD/DEAH box helicase translates to MQLLRRRLTIKKGVDNDVLVHAGPGAGKTLGALMGFKKMKEEGRLSKSLVFSHRKTIKRQWFQAASLVGLKFIDWEDDLKEGKSFENTDGLLVTYQSASRNYLALFDYIRNFNSDGLIAIADEAHHLGVNPEEPDGPVWGRTFLELTKNFKLRLGLTGTPFRADNLAFCSGKRVCIQFGEEMVEQITPDLCVEPKELIQSGDVRPLEFRFQDGCVKHRKEGSSQTEFSALSAETREQWRARNLRRAIKLSDSSSIALQIIIRAKSRLNKVRIRHCNAAGLVIAKDIDHAISISNFLKEQGDEVDLVHSQELNACEKLARFQNGKADWLVSVDMCSEGFDAPRIRVVAYLTTVVTKTRFLQGVTRAVRMSSERSSLELIPREPSYIFSPADPLLIGFARNWSITNPYLIKGFERFDIENFNNANSSSLSLPLEAVHDAAGAMIKLRRAELPGFL, encoded by the coding sequence ATTCAACTTTTACGACGTCGCCTGACAATTAAAAAAGGCGTAGACAATGATGTTTTAGTCCATGCTGGCCCAGGGGCTGGGAAAACCCTTGGTGCTTTGATGGGTTTTAAGAAGATGAAGGAAGAAGGAAGACTTAGTAAATCCTTGGTTTTCTCTCATAGAAAAACCATCAAAAGACAGTGGTTTCAAGCAGCCTCATTAGTTGGCCTTAAATTTATTGATTGGGAGGATGATCTCAAAGAAGGAAAATCATTCGAAAATACAGATGGTCTTTTAGTGACTTATCAAAGTGCTTCAAGGAATTATTTGGCTTTATTTGATTACATAAGAAATTTTAATTCTGATGGATTGATAGCTATTGCTGATGAGGCACATCATTTAGGCGTTAATCCTGAGGAACCAGATGGTCCTGTTTGGGGGAGAACTTTTTTGGAATTAACCAAAAACTTTAAATTGCGTTTGGGACTTACTGGTACGCCTTTTAGAGCAGATAACTTGGCTTTTTGCTCAGGCAAGAGAGTTTGTATTCAGTTCGGAGAAGAAATGGTTGAACAAATTACACCTGATCTATGCGTTGAACCTAAAGAACTTATTCAATCAGGAGATGTAAGGCCCCTTGAATTTAGATTTCAGGATGGGTGCGTAAAACATCGTAAAGAGGGAAGCTCTCAAACAGAATTTTCTGCTTTATCAGCTGAGACCAGAGAACAGTGGCGTGCTAGAAATCTTCGCCGAGCTATAAAACTATCTGACTCGAGCAGTATTGCATTACAGATCATAATTCGAGCAAAATCACGACTTAATAAGGTCAGAATTAGGCACTGCAATGCTGCAGGCCTTGTTATTGCAAAGGATATTGACCATGCGATTTCAATATCTAATTTCTTGAAAGAGCAGGGGGATGAAGTTGATCTGGTGCATTCTCAGGAACTTAATGCTTGTGAGAAACTTGCTCGTTTCCAAAACGGAAAAGCGGATTGGTTGGTAAGTGTTGATATGTGCTCAGAAGGGTTTGATGCGCCACGAATACGTGTTGTTGCATATCTAACAACGGTAGTTACAAAAACTAGATTTTTACAGGGAGTAACAAGGGCAGTAAGAATGTCTTCAGAGAGATCCTCATTGGAATTGATTCCGCGAGAGCCCTCCTATATTTTTTCTCCAGCAGACCCTCTTTTGATTGGTTTCGCTAGAAATTGGTCAATTACCAATCCTTATCTTATTAAAGGTTTTGAGCGGTTTGATATAGAGAATTTCAATAATGCTAATTCATCGTCTTTGTCACTTCCACTTGAAGCAGTCCATGATGCTGCAGGGGCAATGATCAAGTTGAGACGTGCTGAACTTCCGGGATTTTTGTAG
- a CDS encoding NAD(P)H-binding protein, whose product MQVLVIGGTGTLGRQISKSASDAGHKVRCMVRTPRKAAFLQEWGCEITQGDLLEKDGINYALEDIDAVIDASTSRPDDPNSVYETDWDGKLNLYRACEKANVKRVIFLSLLSAEKHREVPLMDIKYCTERLLENSTLDYTILQGAAFMQGVIGQFAIPILDSQTVWISGTPTKIAYMNTQDMARFAVSALVNKGTIRKTYPVVGPKAWNPEQIIKLCEEASGKTAKTIRVSPFLIGIAQNLVSFFEPTVHVAERLAFAEVTGGGIKLDAPMEQTYKDFDLDPNKTTTLESYISEYYEMIIKRLREMEADLDKETKKKLPF is encoded by the coding sequence ATGCAGGTTCTGGTTATTGGTGGAACCGGCACACTTGGAAGGCAAATCTCCAAAAGTGCAAGTGATGCGGGCCATAAGGTTCGCTGTATGGTTCGTACACCTCGCAAAGCCGCCTTCCTACAGGAATGGGGCTGTGAAATCACCCAAGGAGATTTGCTTGAGAAAGATGGAATCAACTATGCATTGGAAGACATAGATGCAGTTATTGATGCTTCGACAAGTAGACCTGACGACCCGAATAGCGTCTATGAGACTGACTGGGATGGAAAGCTAAATTTATATAGAGCCTGCGAGAAAGCAAATGTAAAACGAGTAATTTTTCTGTCTCTGCTTTCCGCCGAAAAACATAGAGAAGTTCCTCTAATGGATATTAAATATTGCACAGAAAGACTATTAGAAAATTCAACTCTCGACTACACCATCCTTCAAGGTGCAGCTTTTATGCAGGGAGTAATTGGACAATTTGCTATACCAATACTAGATAGTCAAACGGTCTGGATAAGCGGAACGCCAACAAAAATCGCTTACATGAATACCCAAGACATGGCACGCTTTGCTGTATCAGCTCTTGTAAACAAAGGAACAATTCGAAAAACATATCCTGTAGTAGGACCTAAAGCATGGAATCCAGAACAGATAATAAAATTGTGTGAAGAAGCTAGTGGTAAAACTGCCAAAACAATCCGCGTCTCACCATTCCTAATTGGTATAGCTCAAAACCTTGTCTCATTTTTTGAACCAACTGTCCATGTAGCTGAAAGACTTGCTTTTGCAGAAGTTACTGGGGGAGGTATCAAGCTTGATGCTCCAATGGAGCAAACCTATAAGGACTTTGATTTGGACCCAAACAAAACAACAACTCTTGAAAGCTATATATCTGAGTACTACGAAATGATCATCAAGAGATTGCGAGAAATGGAAGCAGACCTTGACAAAGAAACCAAAAAGAAGCTCCCCTTTTAA
- a CDS encoding nucleoside triphosphate pyrophosphatase has product MLILASESIPRHKLLKASNIDHMIVKSGVNENNFHAEDPRELVIKLAKAKAKGAKKILDSSNEENFKPCIYNAILGCDSMFELNGRIYGKPKNEAEALKRWLGMSSNIGILHTGHALLLSKPRKGLDTNNKKLITGIVSTKIYFGEISKKEIVKYIKTGEPMNCAGGFAIEGEAGCFIKRIEGCYSNVIGLSLPWLRGNYIIHYD; this is encoded by the coding sequence ATGTTGATCCTTGCTTCAGAATCTATTCCAAGGCACAAGCTTTTGAAAGCCTCAAATATCGACCATATGATAGTCAAGAGTGGAGTAAATGAAAATAATTTTCACGCTGAAGACCCTAGAGAATTAGTTATAAAACTTGCTAAAGCCAAAGCTAAAGGCGCCAAAAAAATTCTCGACTCTTCTAATGAGGAAAATTTTAAACCTTGTATTTACAATGCAATTCTAGGCTGCGATTCAATGTTTGAATTGAATGGTCGAATTTATGGTAAACCAAAAAATGAGGCTGAAGCTTTAAAAAGATGGTTAGGAATGTCTTCTAATATTGGAATACTTCATACAGGACATGCCCTTTTACTGTCTAAGCCAAGAAAAGGGCTTGATACCAACAACAAAAAATTAATAACAGGTATTGTTAGTACAAAAATTTATTTTGGTGAAATTAGTAAAAAGGAAATAGTTAAATATATAAAAACTGGTGAGCCTATGAATTGTGCAGGAGGTTTCGCCATAGAAGGGGAGGCAGGCTGCTTTATAAAACGAATAGAAGGTTGTTATAGCAATGTAATTGGATTAAGCCTACCTTGGCTAAGAGGAAACTATATAATTCATTATGATTAA
- the ilvN gene encoding acetolactate synthase small subunit: MKHTLSVLVEDESGALSRIAGLFARRGFNIDSLAVGLAEAPGRSRLTMVVDGDDHTLQQMTKQLDKLVNVLQVLDLSTIPAVERELMLLKVSAPPQKRSAIFDLVQVFRAKVVDVADEALTLEVVGDPGKLVALEKLLAPYGILEIARTGKVALERASGVNTEMLKVSPSLGRLPT; encoded by the coding sequence ATGAAGCACACTCTTTCAGTGCTGGTGGAGGATGAATCCGGCGCACTTAGCAGGATCGCAGGACTTTTTGCACGTCGAGGATTCAATATCGATAGTCTGGCTGTTGGCCTGGCTGAAGCTCCTGGCCGGTCCCGGTTAACGATGGTTGTAGATGGAGATGACCACACTCTCCAACAGATGACTAAACAACTGGACAAATTAGTTAATGTTCTGCAGGTTTTAGATCTCTCGACCATTCCTGCTGTGGAGAGAGAATTAATGCTTTTAAAAGTTAGTGCACCCCCTCAAAAGAGGAGTGCAATATTTGATTTGGTTCAAGTTTTTCGAGCTAAAGTTGTTGATGTTGCAGATGAAGCCTTAACTCTTGAAGTTGTTGGTGACCCTGGAAAACTTGTTGCATTAGAAAAATTATTAGCCCCATATGGGATTTTGGAAATAGCCCGTACAGGAAAAGTAGCTCTTGAAAGAGCCTCAGGTGTCAACACAGAGATGTTAAAGGTTTCTCCTAGCCTCGGAAGGCTTCCTACTTAA
- the petM gene encoding cytochrome b6-f complex subunit PetM: protein MATEIFGIAAVFWVLIPLGLAGGALLLKLQGD from the coding sequence ATGGCTACAGAGATCTTTGGAATTGCAGCTGTATTTTGGGTTCTCATACCCTTAGGACTAGCTGGAGGTGCATTACTACTAAAGCTTCAGGGTGATTGA
- the infA gene encoding translation initiation factor IF-1 — protein MIETAGVIEKEQGNGFYLVTLEQPEGHKCLCRAAGKLTKFRIKLLAGDKVLVEISPYDLTRGRITYRERNSGGPGGRAGGNRPGGPRRR, from the coding sequence ATGATTGAAACAGCGGGAGTGATAGAGAAAGAGCAAGGAAACGGTTTCTATCTGGTCACACTCGAGCAGCCTGAAGGACATAAGTGCTTATGTCGTGCAGCAGGCAAGTTAACCAAATTCCGCATTAAGTTGCTTGCAGGTGACAAAGTCCTCGTTGAGATAAGTCCCTACGATCTAACAAGAGGAAGGATCACCTATAGAGAGAGGAACTCAGGAGGCCCTGGTGGCAGAGCTGGTGGTAATAGGCCTGGTGGTCCTAGGAGAAGATAG
- a CDS encoding photosystem I assembly protein Ycf4: MDLEQKIRGSRKPSNIVIGVLLLLGGTGFVLASTSSYLGRDLLPLSHPSTLLFIPQGLIMGLYGAAALLLGIYLWALISIDFGSGLNKFDKNTGLITITRRGIFRNISIDIPIKDVTAVKLEVKEGLNPRRKISLRIKGRKDLPISRAGSPQPLIELEKEGAELAKFLEVNLEG, translated from the coding sequence ATGGATCTAGAGCAAAAAATCCGCGGTTCAAGAAAGCCCTCAAATATCGTAATTGGAGTGCTATTGCTGCTAGGGGGGACAGGTTTTGTCCTTGCCTCAACCTCAAGCTACCTAGGCAGAGACCTTCTCCCCTTAAGTCATCCCTCAACTCTTTTATTCATTCCACAAGGATTGATAATGGGTTTATATGGGGCAGCTGCACTACTACTAGGAATTTACCTTTGGGCCTTGATATCCATAGACTTTGGAAGCGGGCTAAACAAATTTGACAAAAATACTGGTCTTATAACGATAACCAGAAGAGGTATTTTTAGAAATATCTCCATAGATATTCCTATTAAAGATGTAACAGCAGTAAAGCTAGAGGTAAAGGAAGGTCTAAACCCAAGAAGAAAAATCTCGTTAAGAATCAAAGGACGAAAAGACTTACCAATTTCAAGAGCAGGAAGTCCCCAGCCGTTAATTGAATTAGAAAAAGAAGGAGCTGAGCTAGCCAAATTCTTAGAAGTAAACCTAGAAGGCTGA
- the psbD gene encoding photosystem II D2 protein (photosystem q(a) protein), producing the protein MTIAVGSAPQRGWFDVLDDWLKRDRFVFVGWSGLLLFPTAYLAIGGWFVGTTFVTSWYTHGVASSYLEGCNFLTAAVSTPADAMGHSLLLLWGPEAQGDFVRWFQLGGLWNFVALHGVFSLIGFMLRQFEIAKLVGIRPYNALAFSAPIAVFLACFLIYPLGQHSWFFAPSFGVAAIFRFILFIQGFHNWTLNPFHMMGVAGILGGALLCAIHGATVQNTLYEDGNQSTTFRAFDPTQEEETYSMVTANRFWSQIFGIAFSNKRWLHFFMLFVPVMGMWAPSIGIVGLALNLRAYDFVSQEIRAAEDPEFETFYTKNVLLNEGMRAWMSSVDQPHENFVFPEEVLPRGNAL; encoded by the coding sequence ATGACGATCGCTGTAGGAAGCGCACCACAAAGAGGATGGTTCGACGTCCTCGATGACTGGTTAAAGCGCGACCGTTTTGTATTTGTTGGCTGGTCCGGCCTTCTGCTTTTCCCAACGGCCTATTTGGCTATAGGCGGATGGTTTGTCGGCACTACATTTGTTACTTCCTGGTACACCCATGGTGTAGCCAGCTCTTACCTTGAAGGTTGCAATTTCCTTACCGCCGCTGTTAGCACCCCAGCAGATGCAATGGGGCACAGCCTTTTATTACTTTGGGGACCTGAGGCCCAGGGTGATTTTGTTCGTTGGTTCCAACTTGGCGGACTTTGGAACTTTGTAGCTCTGCATGGTGTTTTCTCACTAATTGGCTTCATGCTCAGGCAATTTGAGATTGCCAAATTGGTTGGGATTCGCCCTTACAACGCTCTAGCTTTCTCAGCTCCAATTGCAGTCTTCCTTGCCTGCTTCTTGATCTATCCACTGGGACAGCACAGCTGGTTCTTTGCTCCATCTTTTGGAGTAGCAGCAATTTTCCGTTTCATCCTTTTCATTCAAGGATTCCATAACTGGACACTAAATCCTTTCCATATGATGGGTGTAGCTGGAATTCTTGGAGGTGCACTTCTTTGTGCAATTCATGGAGCAACCGTTCAAAACACCCTTTATGAGGATGGTAATCAGAGCACTACTTTCAGAGCTTTTGATCCAACCCAAGAAGAAGAGACCTATTCAATGGTTACAGCAAACCGTTTTTGGAGTCAGATTTTCGGAATCGCCTTCTCAAACAAGCGCTGGCTTCATTTCTTCATGCTTTTCGTGCCTGTCATGGGCATGTGGGCACCATCCATTGGAATTGTTGGTCTTGCTTTAAACCTTCGTGCATATGACTTCGTCAGCCAGGAAATCCGAGCTGCTGAAGATCCTGAGTTTGAGACTTTTTACACCAAAAACGTCTTACTAAATGAGGGTATGCGTGCATGGATGTCTTCTGTGGACCAGCCTCACGAAAACTTTGTATTCCCAGAGGAGGTATTGCCACGTGGAAACGCCCTCTAA
- a CDS encoding peptidylprolyl isomerase: MTSLHSRVVSSGLFSIFFSMILQLLSGCSQPNQSSIQEICKSRNFSCINSRVNIQIVTSKGIIKVEIDGANAPVTAGNFLDLLTHEIYDKTVFHRVVKYPTEFVIQGGDPSSNDPNTPKSDYGKGNFIDQNTGEFRYIPLEFKLKSERYPRYGKPIKDTKDLQNLSLPHKKGSIAMARSQAHNSASAQFYIALRNLPELDGRYSVFGKVIEGMNVVNKINEGDIIETIRISPK; this comes from the coding sequence ATGACTTCATTACATTCAAGAGTCGTGTCAAGCGGATTATTTTCAATATTTTTCAGTATGATCTTACAACTTTTATCAGGCTGCAGTCAGCCAAATCAATCATCAATTCAGGAAATATGCAAATCTAGAAATTTTAGTTGCATAAATAGCCGCGTAAACATACAAATTGTTACTAGCAAGGGGATAATAAAGGTTGAAATTGATGGCGCTAATGCTCCTGTTACAGCAGGCAACTTCCTAGATCTATTAACTCATGAAATCTACGATAAAACGGTATTTCATAGAGTAGTCAAATATCCTACGGAGTTTGTTATTCAAGGTGGGGATCCATCTTCAAATGACCCAAATACACCTAAATCTGATTACGGGAAAGGTAACTTTATTGACCAGAATACGGGTGAGTTCAGATATATTCCTCTGGAATTCAAACTAAAAAGTGAACGTTACCCAAGATACGGAAAACCGATTAAGGATACTAAAGATCTACAAAACCTTTCTCTTCCACATAAAAAAGGTTCTATTGCAATGGCAAGATCTCAAGCTCACAACTCTGCTAGTGCACAATTCTATATAGCACTAAGAAATCTACCTGAACTAGATGGTAGATATTCTGTATTTGGAAAAGTAATAGAAGGAATGAATGTTGTTAACAAGATTAATGAGGGCGACATTATAGAAACTATAAGAATATCACCTAAATAG
- a CDS encoding Npun_F0494 family protein, translating into MQNSTLLNKTQFYNPRSVSRAVVTIRSLPFNSIFYTHACERGLNAICVFSQRTLYCQAGSRWYKSSSAVERAFRWMIKIGIMRREVDGQGITSQIRITPLGRFLLERYPSLTAERASTLEFFCNWIRLYWLN; encoded by the coding sequence TTGCAAAATTCTACCTTGCTAAACAAGACGCAGTTTTATAACCCGAGGAGTGTTTCTAGGGCTGTAGTGACCATTAGGAGTCTTCCCTTTAATTCCATTTTTTACACGCATGCTTGTGAGAGGGGATTAAATGCAATTTGCGTTTTCTCCCAAAGGACTCTTTATTGTCAGGCTGGATCAAGATGGTATAAGAGCTCAAGTGCTGTTGAAAGAGCCTTTAGATGGATGATCAAGATTGGAATTATGAGGCGGGAAGTGGATGGTCAAGGTATTACCAGTCAAATTAGAATTACACCTTTAGGAAGATTCTTACTCGAAAGATACCCTTCATTAACTGCTGAAAGAGCTTCTACGTTGGAGTTTTTTTGCAATTGGATAAGGTTGTATTGGCTAAATTAG
- the psbC gene encoding photosystem II reaction center protein CP43, with translation METPSKPTLFNLENASFEESGYAWYVGNARLINLSGRLLGAHIAHTGLMVFWAGAMLLYEVSHFTFDKPMWEQGLILMPHVATFGYGIGQGGEVVDVYPFFAAGVVHLVASAVLGLGGIFHALYGPARLEEVSPFFSQDWRDKDQMSRILGRHLCVLGLGSLLFSVNWIFLGGAYDTWAPGGGAVRLISNPTLNPIKLHYWLSNTPWGGGGWIVGVNSMEDIVGGHVWLAIGQLIGGHFHMNVKPSGWARRAFIWNGEALLSYALGGLCVASFVASTFIWFNNTAYPSEFYGPTNAEASQAQSFTFLVRDQRIGANIGSTMGPTGLGKYLMRSPTGEVIFGGETMRFWDFRGPWLEPLRGPNGLSLDKLQNDIQPWQIRRAAEYMTHAPNASINSVGGIITEPNAVNFVNLRQWLASAHFFLGWFTFIGHLWHAGRARAAAAGFEKGIDRKTEPVLAMPDLD, from the coding sequence GTGGAAACGCCCTCTAAACCAACACTCTTCAATCTCGAAAATGCGAGTTTTGAAGAATCAGGCTATGCCTGGTATGTAGGTAATGCCCGACTTATTAACCTTTCAGGTCGGCTCTTAGGTGCTCATATTGCTCATACAGGCCTAATGGTCTTTTGGGCCGGAGCAATGCTCCTTTATGAGGTTAGCCATTTCACCTTTGATAAGCCTATGTGGGAGCAGGGTTTAATCCTTATGCCTCACGTTGCAACCTTTGGCTATGGTATTGGTCAAGGTGGTGAAGTAGTAGATGTTTATCCATTTTTTGCAGCAGGTGTAGTTCACTTAGTTGCATCAGCTGTATTGGGTCTTGGAGGAATCTTCCATGCTCTTTATGGCCCTGCAAGATTAGAAGAAGTATCTCCTTTCTTTTCTCAGGATTGGCGCGACAAGGATCAGATGTCCAGGATCCTTGGACGACATCTTTGTGTACTTGGCTTGGGATCACTTCTATTTTCAGTCAATTGGATTTTCCTTGGTGGCGCCTATGACACATGGGCACCAGGAGGAGGAGCTGTTCGTTTGATCTCTAATCCAACATTGAATCCAATTAAGCTTCATTATTGGCTTTCCAATACCCCATGGGGTGGTGGTGGCTGGATTGTTGGAGTTAACTCAATGGAGGATATTGTTGGAGGACACGTATGGCTCGCAATTGGTCAGTTGATAGGTGGACATTTCCATATGAATGTTAAGCCCTCTGGTTGGGCTAGAAGAGCATTCATTTGGAATGGCGAGGCTTTGTTGAGTTACGCCCTTGGCGGACTTTGCGTTGCCAGCTTTGTCGCCTCGACATTCATCTGGTTTAACAACACTGCATATCCTTCTGAGTTCTACGGCCCTACAAACGCTGAAGCTTCTCAAGCTCAAAGCTTTACCTTCCTTGTTAGAGACCAAAGAATCGGTGCAAACATCGGTTCAACAATGGGTCCAACTGGATTGGGTAAATACCTAATGAGGTCTCCTACTGGGGAAGTCATTTTTGGTGGAGAAACTATGCGCTTCTGGGATTTCCGTGGTCCTTGGTTAGAACCTTTGCGTGGTCCTAACGGCTTGAGCTTGGATAAACTCCAAAACGATATTCAGCCTTGGCAAATACGCCGAGCTGCAGAATATATGACTCATGCTCCTAACGCTTCAATTAACTCTGTAGGCGGCATTATTACAGAGCCAAACGCTGTTAACTTCGTTAATTTGCGTCAATGGCTTGCTTCAGCTCATTTCTTCCTTGGTTGGTTTACTTTTATTGGCCACCTATGGCATGCAGGTAGAGCTAGAGCAGCAGCTGCTGGTTTTGAGAAAGGTATTGATCGTAAGACTGAACCAGTTTTAGCAATGCCAGATTTAGATTGA
- a CDS encoding alpha/beta fold hydrolase produces MQGNSSWGEFHLWNWRGFRCHWRVLGTSNKRPMLLLHGFGASSAHWRKNAVFFANCGYRVFALDLIGFGKSDQPSIQKSLKGLDNEIWGMQVCAFLREIVQTDVNGKAVLIGNSLGGLVALTANVREPESVAAVVAAPLPDPALMGNQIEIRSQLLRFLKEKIIRIFFFLLPIELILPLITRTFLIKKALQAAYVCKVGHDKELLSIVTDSAQRSSAAGSLRAMCVGMSLRSNSSTAPELIRDLEKMSGRTPFLLIWGRQDRFVPFNVGNYIRKKHPWINFSVMETTGHCPHDEASDSFNEIVSRWLDLNFKKQEKTL; encoded by the coding sequence ATGCAAGGAAACTCCAGTTGGGGAGAGTTTCATTTATGGAATTGGCGTGGTTTTAGATGTCATTGGAGAGTTCTTGGGACGTCTAATAAAAGGCCCATGCTTTTGTTGCATGGCTTTGGTGCAAGCAGTGCTCACTGGAGAAAAAACGCAGTTTTTTTTGCTAATTGTGGCTACAGGGTCTTTGCTCTCGATCTAATTGGTTTTGGAAAATCTGATCAACCGTCTATCCAAAAATCCTTGAAAGGGTTGGATAATGAAATTTGGGGTATGCAGGTTTGTGCGTTTCTAAGAGAAATTGTTCAGACAGATGTAAATGGTAAAGCCGTTTTGATAGGCAACTCCCTAGGGGGTTTAGTTGCTCTGACTGCAAATGTCAGAGAACCTGAATCTGTAGCGGCTGTCGTGGCAGCTCCTCTTCCAGATCCAGCTTTAATGGGAAATCAAATTGAAATAAGGTCTCAGCTTCTTCGTTTTCTAAAGGAAAAAATTATCCGAATTTTCTTCTTTTTGCTTCCAATAGAACTTATTTTGCCTCTCATTACAAGAACCTTTCTAATAAAAAAGGCCCTTCAGGCTGCTTATGTTTGCAAGGTTGGCCATGATAAGGAGCTTCTTAGTATCGTGACTGATTCAGCCCAGAGATCATCAGCAGCTGGTTCTCTACGTGCAATGTGCGTTGGGATGAGTTTGCGCTCTAATTCGTCCACAGCCCCTGAATTAATAAGGGATTTAGAAAAAATGTCAGGAAGGACCCCGTTCTTATTGATCTGGGGAAGACAAGATCGTTTTGTCCCTTTCAACGTTGGTAACTACATAAGGAAAAAACATCCTTGGATTAATTTTTCCGTAATGGAAACCACTGGCCATTGCCCACATGATGAAGCTTCCGATAGCTTTAATGAGATTGTGTCGAGGTGGTTGGACCTAAATTTCAAGAAACAAGAGAAAACCTTATGA